A window from Nitrospiraceae bacterium encodes these proteins:
- a CDS encoding radical SAM protein, with protein sequence MGKSLPILNSPMLPGPQRVSALSTDYSALVQDGRTVDDFKPYLVALNLTKRCNLKCDHCYLDATTKASGGSDELSTEECFRLIDQIAEVNKGCLLVITGGEPLVRPDILDIARHAVKLGFMVVFGTNGMLINDKMARTLVEIGVMGVGISIDSLDPSKHNKFRGVPGAWEAAVAGIEASKRNGLQFQVHFSAQPMNYQELPAVIDWAHGLGARVLNVFFMVCTGRGEELTDISPAQYEEVLGYLVNCQDRYKDMLVRARCAPHFKRLAYEKDPNSPITKATGYMGGGCLAGTNYARVTPNGELTPCPYMPLSAGNIRENSFIDLWEKSDIFNSFRYPQLKGKCGDCEYSDICGGCRARPYVDHGDWLDEDQWCLYTPKGGEKIKVSFNTPEEAEIPWDDASQFRLSRIPYFLRAMVKKGVERHAREHGIPLITIDLMEELRKKRFGNETPVFKFER encoded by the coding sequence ATGGGCAAGTCACTTCCCATCCTCAACTCTCCGATGCTGCCCGGACCCCAGCGGGTCTCAGCACTCAGCACTGACTACTCAGCCCTGGTTCAAGACGGGCGCACCGTCGACGATTTCAAGCCTTACCTCGTCGCCCTCAATCTGACGAAACGCTGCAATCTCAAGTGCGACCATTGCTATCTTGACGCCACCACAAAAGCCAGTGGTGGGAGCGACGAGCTGTCCACAGAAGAGTGTTTCCGTCTCATTGATCAGATCGCAGAGGTGAACAAGGGCTGCCTGTTGGTGATCACGGGCGGTGAGCCTTTGGTTCGTCCCGACATCCTCGACATCGCGCGCCACGCCGTGAAGCTCGGCTTCATGGTTGTATTCGGCACCAATGGCATGCTCATCAATGACAAGATGGCCCGGACGCTGGTTGAGATCGGTGTCATGGGAGTCGGCATCAGCATCGATTCGCTCGATCCATCGAAGCACAACAAGTTCCGTGGGGTGCCTGGCGCCTGGGAGGCGGCCGTCGCCGGCATCGAAGCGTCTAAACGAAACGGCTTGCAGTTCCAAGTGCACTTTAGCGCGCAACCGATGAACTATCAGGAGTTGCCGGCGGTGATCGATTGGGCGCATGGGCTCGGGGCCCGTGTCCTGAACGTCTTCTTCATGGTCTGTACGGGTCGAGGTGAAGAGCTGACGGACATCTCGCCGGCTCAGTACGAGGAAGTGCTCGGCTACCTGGTGAACTGCCAAGACCGGTACAAGGACATGCTCGTTCGTGCTCGCTGCGCTCCTCATTTCAAGCGACTGGCCTACGAAAAGGATCCGAATTCCCCGATTACAAAGGCGACCGGGTACATGGGCGGGGGTTGCTTGGCCGGTACGAACTACGCGCGCGTGACGCCGAACGGCGAATTAACGCCCTGTCCCTACATGCCGCTCTCCGCCGGCAATATTCGAGAGAATAGCTTCATCGATCTCTGGGAGAAGTCGGATATTTTCAATTCGTTCCGCTACCCGCAGCTCAAGGGTAAGTGCGGCGATTGCGAGTACAGCGACATTTGCGGCGGCTGCCGGGCTCGCCCCTACGTCGATCACGGCGACTGGCTGGATGAAGATCAGTGGTGCCTATACACTCCGAAGGGCGGTGAGAAGATCAAAGTGTCGTTCAATACGCCGGAGGAGGCCGAAATCCCATGGGATGACGCCTCGCAGTTCCGCCTCAGCCGCATCCCGTACTTCCTGCGCGCCATGGTGAAAAAAGGTGTTGAGCGGCATGCGCGCGAGCATGGCATCCCATTGATCACCATCGACTTGATGGAAGAACTCCGCAAGAAGCGTTTCGGAAACGAAACTCCGGTCTTCAAGTTCGAGCGTTAA
- a CDS encoding response regulator has protein sequence MNRIDYQNDTPAVLVVDDDPDILAALHDLLDHEGYQVTCASTCGDALAEATASPYDAVLLDIGLPDGDGLSVLDLLREQHPSLPVIILTAFGSPEYRARSLSHGAFSCVNKPYDQDALRGLLRRAIRAHASIDTIPSSTPASSSPDS, from the coding sequence ATGAATAGAATCGACTACCAGAACGATACTCCGGCTGTCTTGGTCGTCGATGACGATCCGGATATTCTTGCTGCCTTGCATGATCTTCTCGATCACGAAGGCTATCAGGTGACATGTGCCTCAACGTGCGGGGATGCGCTCGCGGAAGCCACGGCTTCTCCATACGATGCAGTCCTCCTCGACATCGGATTACCGGACGGAGATGGGCTCTCCGTGTTGGACCTTCTCAGGGAACAGCATCCCTCGCTCCCCGTTATCATCCTGACTGCGTTTGGTTCACCTGAATACCGCGCCAGGTCCCTCTCGCACGGCGCCTTTTCATGCGTAAACAAACCGTATGATCAGGATGCGCTTCGCGGACTTCTTCGCCGGGCCATTCGCGCTCATGCTTCCATCGACACGATTCCATCGAGTACTCCTGCGTCTTCCTCGCCAGACTCCTGA
- a CDS encoding 2OG-Fe(II) oxygenase: MSTMTMNSVTEAVERAVASLDVEQLRRQYWEQNEFLFVKQFLPRATVEELLVPQAQVVKGDLNRNYIPGHKKGGSVSYYTVMEKAPRFLDLYRSEAFIAFVSRLTDAKLQLCPESDPHSCALYYYTEPGDHIGFHYDTSYYKGARYTILMGLVDKSTHCKLVCELFKDDPVKQPRHLEIVTEPGDLVVFNGDKLWHAVTPLAEGEERIALTMEYVTNPEMGPFKRLYSNLKDSFAYFGLRTVFKRAFLGSKSSR, encoded by the coding sequence ATGAGTACGATGACGATGAATTCAGTGACGGAAGCAGTGGAACGGGCGGTCGCTTCCCTCGATGTCGAGCAACTGCGCCGGCAATACTGGGAACAGAATGAATTTCTTTTCGTGAAGCAGTTTCTTCCGAGAGCAACCGTCGAAGAGCTGCTCGTCCCTCAAGCGCAAGTCGTCAAAGGAGACCTGAATCGCAACTACATCCCAGGCCATAAGAAAGGCGGCAGCGTCAGCTATTATACCGTGATGGAAAAGGCTCCGCGCTTTCTCGACCTCTATCGATCGGAGGCGTTCATTGCGTTTGTGAGCCGACTAACCGACGCCAAACTGCAACTTTGTCCTGAGAGCGACCCGCATTCATGCGCCCTCTACTACTATACAGAACCGGGGGATCATATCGGGTTCCACTACGATACCTCCTATTACAAAGGCGCGCGGTATACGATTTTGATGGGCCTGGTGGACAAATCGACCCATTGTAAGCTCGTCTGCGAGTTGTTCAAAGACGATCCGGTGAAACAGCCACGCCATCTGGAGATTGTCACGGAGCCCGGTGATTTGGTCGTGTTCAACGGCGACAAGCTCTGGCACGCGGTCACCCCACTTGCGGAGGGGGAAGAACGGATTGCATTGACGATGGAGTATGTCACCAACCCCGAGATGGGGCCCTTTAAGCGACTCTATTCCAACCTCAAAGATTCCTTCGCCTATTTCGGTCTTCGTACCGTCTTCAAGCGGGCCTTTTTAGGATCAAAATCCTCTCGATAG
- a CDS encoding outer membrane lipoprotein carrier protein LolA has product MRRWFILCFAAGFSLLAIPVWAADEPIDDQARKEVREVLKRLQARYEKTKDLQADFTQKTLIEGFERPVMSSGKVYIKKPGQLRWSYLDPAVEDIYVNRDDVKVYVPEHKQVMIGKLTQMASSRAPLELLQGAARLDESFDIEPTPGNGKGVGGIRLLTLIPKHNGGQSGRTLQRIVLEVYPKTYYIRTVSLYEVSGNVSTFEFSAPQANVGMNDEPFELKLPSDVEVVKAPVLSAP; this is encoded by the coding sequence ATGAGACGATGGTTCATCCTGTGTTTTGCTGCGGGTTTTTCCCTGCTTGCGATTCCCGTCTGGGCGGCGGATGAGCCGATAGACGACCAGGCTCGGAAAGAAGTTCGCGAAGTCCTGAAACGTCTCCAGGCCCGGTACGAGAAGACCAAGGATCTTCAAGCCGACTTCACACAGAAGACTCTGATCGAGGGTTTCGAACGGCCCGTCATGTCCTCGGGAAAAGTGTATATCAAAAAACCGGGCCAGCTGCGGTGGAGCTATTTGGACCCCGCAGTGGAAGATATCTACGTTAATCGCGATGATGTCAAAGTCTATGTTCCGGAACACAAGCAAGTCATGATCGGCAAGTTGACGCAAATGGCGTCGTCCAGGGCTCCGCTGGAGTTGCTCCAAGGAGCGGCGCGGTTGGACGAATCGTTCGATATCGAGCCGACTCCCGGAAACGGAAAAGGGGTCGGAGGAATCAGATTGCTGACGTTGATTCCGAAACACAACGGCGGCCAGAGTGGAAGGACATTGCAACGGATCGTGCTGGAGGTATATCCCAAGACATACTATATTCGAACAGTCTCCCTCTACGAAGTGAGCGGCAACGTGTCGACGTTCGAGTTTTCAGCGCCGCAGGCAAATGTCGGGATGAACGACGAACCCTTTGAATTGAAGCTGCCATCCGATGTGGAAGTTGTGAAGGCGCCGGTGCTCAGCGCACCATGA
- a CDS encoding DNA translocase FtsK 4TM domain-containing protein, producing the protein MGASTTAKRGDARRASSPPSHLKREVIGVVLIALSLLTFLSLLSFVPGDRNVFAPHAASPRNLIGSAGALFASILFFLIGGAAYLFPLLLGLLGMRCFTQSTLSIRLRNVAASVGALLFLSGFLHLEVTAIPTVSSGMVSRGAAGGLCGQVLAESLRSYFASTGAHILIIAGFLVSMLYTTPMSLAQLVLRVPEWWGRAVSRISTWIPERGAAAEPETPVKKTKPKSAKSIRLVIEEVLPAAEPSPVADATMAQPIPKPVEGAPEPVETEPEPQITATRDEADDYVLPDPAELLSEPSGALARMTDEELKAQSEILARALLSFGIEGKVTEVRPGPVVTMYEFEPAPGTKVARIVNLADDLALAMKATSLRIVAPLPGKSVVGIEVPNPYRETVSLKEVVTSEVFSRARSKLTLALGKDIFGVPVTTDLKTMPHLLVAGATGAGKSVSLNTMLMSILFSARPDEVKLLLIDPKMLEFQTYDGIPHLLRPVITDPKSAARGLSWVVQEMERRYKLLAEAGVRNIDAYNRKVAGAQGMSGESSAETKQDQAELPMQFLSEEERLSAGESTLPDGSPGSYEPPPTPPEPLPYIVVMIDELADLMMVAPKEVEDKIARLAQMARASGIHLVLATQRPSVDVLTGLIKANFPARIAFQVSSKTDSRTILDSNGAEALVGRGDMLYLASGTGRLVRLHGSFVSDDDVRRVVEFVKGQAMPTYNQELQTLKQEEAKEEEAQDEVYEQAKDLVLSTGQASASLIQRRLRVGYPRAARMIEQMETEGIVGAAGRDGRREVLARRGPVGEAQP; encoded by the coding sequence ATGGGTGCCTCCACGACGGCCAAGCGGGGCGATGCCCGGCGGGCCTCATCTCCGCCTTCTCATCTCAAGCGCGAAGTGATCGGAGTCGTTCTGATCGCGTTGAGCCTCTTGACGTTCCTAAGCCTGCTCTCCTTTGTTCCGGGGGACAGAAATGTGTTCGCCCCGCATGCAGCCTCCCCCCGAAATCTGATCGGGTCGGCCGGAGCATTATTCGCGTCCATTTTGTTCTTTCTGATCGGCGGAGCCGCTTACCTGTTCCCGCTTCTCCTTGGCTTGCTGGGGATGCGGTGTTTCACCCAAAGCACCCTGTCGATTCGGCTTCGTAATGTCGCCGCCTCTGTCGGGGCCCTTCTGTTTCTCAGCGGATTCCTTCACCTGGAAGTGACAGCGATCCCGACGGTGTCAAGCGGGATGGTCTCTCGCGGAGCGGCAGGTGGTCTCTGCGGACAGGTCCTAGCCGAAAGCTTACGGTCTTATTTTGCCAGTACGGGGGCGCACATTTTGATTATCGCAGGATTCTTGGTGTCGATGCTGTACACGACGCCGATGTCGTTGGCCCAACTCGTCCTCCGTGTTCCTGAATGGTGGGGCCGCGCGGTTAGCCGTATCTCCACCTGGATTCCGGAGCGAGGTGCAGCGGCCGAGCCTGAGACACCGGTGAAGAAAACCAAGCCCAAATCAGCGAAATCGATTCGATTGGTCATCGAAGAAGTCTTGCCGGCGGCAGAGCCGTCTCCCGTTGCGGACGCAACCATGGCGCAGCCGATTCCGAAACCGGTTGAAGGTGCGCCGGAGCCAGTCGAGACCGAGCCGGAACCTCAGATAACGGCCACCCGGGACGAAGCCGATGACTATGTGCTGCCGGATCCGGCCGAGTTGCTCAGCGAGCCCTCCGGCGCCCTGGCCCGGATGACGGACGAAGAGCTGAAAGCGCAATCGGAGATCCTTGCACGGGCGCTCCTGAGCTTCGGCATCGAAGGAAAAGTCACGGAAGTCCGGCCAGGGCCGGTGGTCACGATGTATGAATTCGAACCGGCTCCCGGGACAAAAGTCGCCAGGATCGTCAATCTGGCCGACGACCTGGCTCTGGCGATGAAAGCGACCAGCCTGCGGATCGTTGCGCCGCTCCCTGGCAAATCGGTGGTGGGCATCGAGGTGCCGAATCCCTATCGGGAAACCGTCTCCTTGAAAGAGGTGGTGACCAGCGAAGTGTTTAGCAGAGCCCGATCGAAACTGACACTGGCGCTGGGCAAGGACATTTTCGGGGTGCCGGTGACCACCGATTTGAAGACGATGCCGCACTTGCTCGTGGCAGGAGCTACGGGGGCCGGCAAGAGCGTGAGTCTCAATACGATGCTGATGAGCATTCTATTCTCGGCTAGGCCGGACGAAGTCAAATTGCTCCTGATCGATCCCAAGATGCTGGAGTTTCAAACCTACGACGGTATTCCACATCTCCTGCGCCCTGTGATCACCGATCCAAAGTCGGCGGCCCGCGGTTTGAGTTGGGTGGTCCAGGAAATGGAACGACGCTATAAGCTACTGGCGGAAGCCGGCGTGCGGAATATCGACGCATATAACCGCAAAGTGGCCGGCGCACAGGGTATGAGCGGCGAAAGCAGTGCCGAGACCAAGCAGGACCAAGCGGAATTACCCATGCAGTTTCTTTCGGAGGAGGAACGACTTTCAGCCGGAGAAAGCACGCTTCCGGACGGGAGCCCTGGATCGTATGAGCCCCCTCCGACTCCCCCCGAACCCTTGCCGTACATCGTCGTGATGATCGATGAGTTGGCGGATTTGATGATGGTGGCGCCGAAAGAAGTCGAAGACAAGATAGCGCGCCTTGCCCAAATGGCCCGGGCGTCGGGGATCCATCTTGTGCTGGCGACCCAACGGCCTTCCGTTGATGTCCTCACAGGGTTGATCAAAGCCAACTTTCCTGCCCGCATTGCGTTCCAAGTGTCCTCCAAAACAGATTCCCGCACGATTCTCGACTCGAACGGCGCCGAAGCCCTTGTGGGACGGGGCGATATGCTCTACCTTGCATCCGGCACGGGACGTCTGGTTCGATTACACGGGTCGTTCGTATCCGATGACGATGTCCGGCGGGTCGTCGAGTTCGTCAAAGGGCAAGCGATGCCGACCTACAACCAAGAATTACAGACATTGAAACAGGAAGAAGCGAAGGAAGAAGAGGCTCAAGACGAAGTCTATGAGCAGGCAAAAGATCTTGTGCTTTCGACGGGTCAGGCTTCTGCCTCGCTGATTCAGCGCCGTTTGCGCGTCGGTTATCCTCGTGCCGCCCGCATGATTGAGCAGATGGAAACGGAAGGAATTGTCGGAGCCGCGGGACGTGATGGACGACGGGAAGTGCTGGCCCGGCGAGGCCCAGTCGGTGAAGCCCAGCCATGA
- the rsmA gene encoding 16S rRNA (adenine(1518)-N(6)/adenine(1519)-N(6))-dimethyltransferase RsmA produces MDASAPPARKSLGQHFLIDPNIVRKIVSLADVQPGESVFEIGPGRGILTEALCRVATRIIAVEVDPRLHAYLSRRLSGLLNLELVCGDVLTYPIDDLPYGTVVVANLPYYISTAILFRLLEIGPRLSRMVLMLQAEVAARLVAKPGNRAYGLLSVMAQSSAEIVEGFRVSAQCFRPRPEVASVVVSLRRRATALVSDGQQANFHRIVKAAFAHRRKTLPNSLRDEGYGVDRVLDALHALNLPPTVRAETLSVEQFIELTSRVA; encoded by the coding sequence ATGGATGCCTCGGCACCTCCTGCGCGCAAGTCCCTGGGCCAGCATTTCCTCATCGATCCGAACATCGTCCGCAAGATCGTCTCGCTAGCTGATGTACAGCCTGGCGAATCGGTGTTTGAGATCGGGCCGGGCCGCGGGATTCTGACTGAAGCCCTCTGCCGGGTTGCGACTCGTATCATCGCAGTCGAAGTCGATCCACGATTACATGCCTACCTGTCGAGGCGACTATCCGGCTTGCTGAATCTTGAGCTCGTTTGCGGAGATGTGCTGACGTACCCGATCGATGACCTGCCCTACGGAACCGTGGTGGTGGCGAACCTGCCCTATTACATCTCGACTGCGATCCTGTTTCGATTGCTGGAAATTGGGCCGCGCTTGAGTCGAATGGTGCTGATGTTGCAAGCGGAAGTCGCGGCCAGGTTGGTGGCGAAGCCGGGCAATCGGGCGTATGGTCTTCTGTCCGTCATGGCGCAATCATCAGCGGAGATCGTTGAGGGGTTTCGCGTCTCGGCCCAGTGTTTTCGTCCCAGGCCTGAGGTGGCGTCGGTGGTCGTGTCGCTGCGCCGTCGCGCGACAGCTCTCGTGTCGGATGGGCAGCAGGCCAACTTCCACCGGATCGTCAAAGCGGCCTTTGCCCACCGCAGAAAAACGCTTCCCAATTCGCTGCGCGATGAGGGATATGGGGTCGATCGAGTGCTGGATGCTCTTCACGCGCTCAATCTCCCGCCGACCGTCAGAGCGGAAACTCTGTCCGTTGAACAATTCATCGAACTGACCTCTCGCGTCGCGTGA
- the pdxA gene encoding 4-hydroxythreonine-4-phosphate dehydrogenase PdxA, translated as MAKRRQRGETRPLLGLTMGDPAGIGPEVIAKALSGTVLRRLCRPLVIGSIPVMEQTIKSLKLKLQVVPVAGHDGASFRPGQVAVLDPLDSPLGHFTVGVAAPETGAASVAFIKKAVRLAELGCVDGIVTAPINKEAINMAGCHYPGHTELLADLTHSPESGMMIVGGPLKIMFVTTHVAIKELPSVLTQARIEKAIRLAHRALSELFHVPKPKIGVAALNPHAGEHGLFGDEEATAIRPAARAAQAQGILASDPLPADTLFGKAARGDYDGVVAMYHDQGLIPLKLVAFGTCVNLTVGLPIIRSSVDHGTAYDIAGKGIADHGSLLEAVKLAAKLARDRKQRRTASLEGSA; from the coding sequence ATGGCAAAGCGACGGCAACGAGGGGAGACACGCCCGCTTTTGGGCCTGACGATGGGCGACCCAGCCGGGATTGGCCCTGAGGTGATTGCCAAGGCGCTCTCAGGGACGGTATTGCGACGGTTGTGCCGTCCGCTCGTCATCGGATCGATTCCGGTGATGGAGCAGACGATCAAGTCGTTGAAGCTCAAGCTCCAAGTCGTACCGGTTGCCGGCCACGATGGCGCTTCATTTCGCCCGGGCCAGGTGGCGGTTCTCGATCCTCTCGATTCTCCGCTTGGACACTTCACTGTAGGAGTCGCAGCACCGGAGACCGGTGCTGCTTCGGTGGCCTTCATCAAGAAAGCGGTCCGGTTGGCAGAACTCGGCTGCGTCGACGGCATCGTCACTGCTCCGATCAACAAAGAAGCCATCAACATGGCCGGTTGCCATTATCCCGGCCATACGGAATTGTTGGCAGACCTGACGCATTCTCCGGAGAGCGGCATGATGATTGTCGGTGGGCCGCTCAAAATCATGTTCGTGACAACCCACGTGGCGATCAAGGAGTTGCCTTCGGTATTGACGCAGGCGCGCATCGAAAAGGCTATTCGGCTTGCACACAGGGCCCTGAGCGAGTTGTTTCATGTTCCGAAGCCGAAAATCGGGGTGGCGGCGTTGAACCCTCATGCGGGAGAACATGGCCTCTTCGGCGATGAAGAAGCGACGGCCATCCGACCAGCCGCGCGTGCAGCTCAGGCTCAGGGGATCCTGGCCAGCGACCCGTTACCGGCTGACACGCTGTTCGGCAAAGCGGCGCGTGGCGACTATGATGGTGTGGTTGCGATGTATCACGATCAGGGATTGATTCCGCTCAAGCTCGTGGCGTTCGGCACCTGCGTCAACCTCACGGTGGGACTCCCGATCATTCGATCCTCGGTCGATCACGGGACTGCTTACGATATTGCGGGGAAGGGAATTGCCGACCACGGCAGCCTGCTTGAAGCGGTCAAGCTCGCGGCCAAGCTCGCAAGGGACCGTAAGCAGAGACGGACTGCGTCTCTGGAAGGATCAGCATGA